A segment of the Raphanus sativus cultivar WK10039 unplaced genomic scaffold, ASM80110v3 Scaffold3700, whole genome shotgun sequence genome:
GCAGCAACATCAAGACGAATATCACGACCAAGCAAGGGTTTACCGTGGAGTTGCAATGCCTGAGAGTACAAATGATTTTTAGTCAAAATAAGTAATTGTACATCTTTCGCCATAAGCAAAAACACTGCTTGCAAACCCACCTTCTGTGCAGCTTCAGCAGTAGCAAACTCAACATGGCCAAAGCCTCTGAAGCTGCCATCATCTTTACTCGTTGCAAATCTAACATCAACAACCTCGCCAGCATCTTTAAAGAAATTCTCACTGTATATGGAAGGGTAAACTATCATAAGATCACCGAAAAAACTCAACTTATCCCAAAGAGAGTTAGAGAGTAGAGAGCAACTTACACGTCTGTTCTTTCGATTTGGAATGAGAGATTACCAGCAAAGATCGTCTTTGTTCCTCCTGTAGCAGGAGTTGCCGGTGTCTTAGGCTGAAAGACAAAAGGATGAAACACAAGTTAACTTCAAAGCATGATCCATATCAATAAGGTTAGAGGAACAATTATGCTGAAGGATAGTCTTACCTGTTGCGGCTCAGCATCCACCATCTCTACATCAGCGTTCTGTTTTTTGTAAACATTAGATCAGTAAACAGTAAGTCACGCAACTCTTGCAATAGAAACTCAACtctgataatattttgtaaatcaTAATGAAACTAATCATACAGAAAGAAAGCATTTGCCATACCTTTTTCTTTGGGGTTTCTTCCTCATCGGATTCATCAGAGTCGGATTCATCACTACTGCTATCCTTTTTAGCAGCAGCCTTGGTAGCCTTTTTTGGTGCAGGCTTTTCATCTTCACTTTCCTGTAAAATCACCAAATCAAACACATGGTCAATAAAATCCAATACAGGACATTAGAAGCATGCTTGATGAGTAAAGTAGAGAAGCTAACCTCATCAGAATCTTCATCAGATGAATCAGAACTGCTTGCAGCCTTGGCAGCAGGAGCTGCCTTTTTAGCAGCTGGTTTCTCATCCTCGGATTCATCTTCGGAATCATCATCGTCAGAAGATGATGAATCTTTAGCAGCTGGCTTAGCTGCAGCTGGCTTAGCCGCAGCAGGTTTCTTTGCAGCAGGTTCCTTTTATCCAATCACAAAACACGCAAATTAAATTAGATTGTTCATAAACATTAGAGGAAGAAAGTTAAAAGATACTCATGAGGAGGTGCTTACATCATCAGAAGATTCCTCCTCGGAAGAGTCCTCTTCAGAAGAGCTCTCTGCCTTGGCCTTGGCCTTCACAGAGCCGTTTTTAGCAGCAGCTGGAGCGGGTTTCTTGGCAGCAGCAACTTCTTCCTAAAACAGGCCAAGTATGTTAGCAAATATCCAACGAGTGAAAGCTAAACACGcaaagtaattaaaaaaaaactaacctcATCGGAAGATTCATCCTCAGAAGATGATGACtcatcttttgttttctttacaaCCTTTCCGTTAGTGGCCTTCTTGGTTACAGGTTCCTTCAAAAAAAGAAGGTTTTAGAACACAAGGTACAAAACTGAAACACACAGTAATAAACAGCCGAAAAACTCTTACATCATCTGAAGAAGAGTCGTCAGATGAGTCCTCCTCACTGCTTGAATCAGCCTTAGCTGGAGCCTTCTTAGCAGGAACTTTCTTAGCCTAACATAATTTGAAAATGGCAAATAAGAACAGAATACTTTGAGACAGACAGCAAACACAGTGACAATGAGTACTATACCTTAACCTCTTCCTCGGAATCAGAGGAATCTGATGAGTCTGAAGAGCTCTCAACCTTCTTAGCAGGAACTTTCTTAGCCTAACAtaatttgaaaatgaaaaataagaacATGACATTTCAATTAAATCTCAGAGAACATTAACAATAAATTCCTATGAGCTACATAGTCTTAAACTACAGTTTCATTAAGTTTCtagtttttaaattaacacAGCTTAACCTACAGTTACTTTTTCAAACTAACAAATCAACAGTGGTAAGACATTGAGAGCTATACCTTAACCTCTTCCTCGGAATCAGAAGAATCTGATGAGTCTGAGGAGCTCTCAACCTTCTTAGGAGCCTTCTTCACGGCTTTCTCCTTCTTGACGGCAGCAATCACatccttcttctgcttcttaaGGTTCACTTTGGTGTCCACGTCATCCTCAGCCTCTCTCTTACCTGAAGTCATAAGagcataaaaagttaaaatcaaACAAACCCTTTAATTATCAAAAACTGAGCAATCAATATCCACCAGATATACTAGTACGAGTAAAAAAAGACAAACTTTGAACCATAAGAAACATAAAGTTCTTACCTTTCTTCAAGGGTTTGGTGGCCTTAATCGCAGCAGGTGCTGCTTCAGCCTGAAGACACGGACACACAAAACAGAGTTTCAGTAAATAGTACGAAAAGGAGCCGATTAGAAAACacagaaggagaagaagcttacTTTGGTGGCGGATTTTTTGCCCATGGCGAATCTGAGAAGAGGTGACTGCTAGGTtgggagaggagagagaggcaAAAACCCTAGAGAAGAAGCTGCGCGAGATATTTTTCAGTTTAGGGTTTTAGGACATGAATATATAGTCGTTTTGGGTTTGTTGGGGTAAAATAGTAATTTCGGTTATCGCATCTAAGGGCTGTCTCCTCGCGCGTGTTATTTGATCCGTGCCGTCCACGTGGGTTTTCTTTTATGGAAGCATATATTTTTTAGTCAAGTGGGTGTGACCGTTGAAACTAGGTATGTCAAAACAGAGTACCGCATCCCTCTCTGTCATGGGCTTTTTGATATCTGGGCTTATGGAATTTTGTATCTTATTCCGTTACTGATCCTGATTATGTGTGGTGTGATTAATGGATAGAGCCACGACGAGCGATTTTCTTAAAACGT
Coding sequences within it:
- the LOC108822905 gene encoding nucleolin 1 isoform X1, giving the protein MGKKSATKAEAAPAAIKATKPLKKGKREAEDDVDTKVNLKKQKKDVIAAVKKEKAVKKAPKKVESSSDSSDSSDSEEEVKAKKVPAKKVESSSDSSDSSDSEEEVKAKKVPAKKAPAKADSSSEEDSSDDSSSDDEPVTKKATNGKVVKKTKDESSSSEDESSDEEEVAAAKKPAPAAAKNGSVKAKAKAESSSEEDSSEEESSDDEPAAKKPAAAKPAAAKPAAKDSSSSDDDDSEDESEDEKPAAKKAAPAAKAASSSDSSDEDSDEESEDEKPAPKKATKAAAKKDSSSDESDSDESDEEETPKKKNADVEMVDAEPQQPKTPATPATGGTKTIFAGNLSFQIERTDVENFFKDAGEVVDVRFATSKDDGSFRGFGHVEFATAEAAQKALQLHGKPLLGRDIRLDVAAERGDRPAYTPQSGNGGGNFRSGGGDGQKIFVKGFDASLAEDDIRHALTEHFASCGEITRVSVPMDRETGSSKGIAFIDFKEAAEKAFDLNGTEAAGGYLVVDESKPRDNSGGGGFSGGGRSGGYSGGGGYGGGGGYSGGGGGRFGGGRGRDGGSRGRFGGGRRGGGRGRDSGGGRGSYSKPSFSGTKTTFDD
- the LOC108822905 gene encoding nucleolin 1 isoform X2, coding for MGKKSATKAEAAPAAIKATKPLKKGKREAEDDVDTKVNLKKQKKDVIAAVKKEKAVKKAPKKVESSSDSSDSSDSEEEVKAKKVPAKKAPAKADSSSEEDSSDDSSSDDEPVTKKATNGKVVKKTKDESSSSEDESSDEEEVAAAKKPAPAAAKNGSVKAKAKAESSSEEDSSEEESSDDEPAAKKPAAAKPAAAKPAAKDSSSSDDDDSEDESEDEKPAAKKAAPAAKAASSSDSSDEDSDEESEDEKPAPKKATKAAAKKDSSSDESDSDESDEEETPKKKNADVEMVDAEPQQPKTPATPATGGTKTIFAGNLSFQIERTDVENFFKDAGEVVDVRFATSKDDGSFRGFGHVEFATAEAAQKALQLHGKPLLGRDIRLDVAAERGDRPAYTPQSGNGGGNFRSGGGDGQKIFVKGFDASLAEDDIRHALTEHFASCGEITRVSVPMDRETGSSKGIAFIDFKEAAEKAFDLNGTEAAGGYLVVDESKPRDNSGGGGFSGGGRSGGYSGGGGYGGGGGYSGGGGGRFGGGRGRDGGSRGRFGGGRRGGGRGRDSGGGRGSYSKPSFSGTKTTFDD